A stretch of Cicer arietinum cultivar CDC Frontier isolate Library 1 chromosome 5, Cicar.CDCFrontier_v2.0, whole genome shotgun sequence DNA encodes these proteins:
- the LOC101506973 gene encoding uncharacterized protein codes for MVGGGNRRDDGSLVISNTNVFAALDTLKKKKKSDKERKSKGSSNSKSVKLESESESQVFWAPAPLNATSWADVDDDDDYYATTAPPQAVWSVSDSQNNKDKQEIFEDTESEEDILDDGDEDVEEEQDHEPEPEDSVEPEPEVKMHAEVPVAPKEAERQLSKKERKKKELEELEALLADFGVTQKESSNGQGQDESQGAAQDKKDTEADVNGEKKEITTESKNAKKKKKKDKASKEVKESNGQPNSSETNNGADLATGTENAEEDQSVVDVKERLKKVASMKKKKSSKEMDGAAKAAAQEAAARNARLAAAKKKEKNHYNQQPVR; via the exons ATGGTTGGGGGTGGAAACCGAAGGGACGATGGTTCGTTGGTAATTAGCAACACGAACGTTTTTGCGGCGCTTGATActctgaagaagaagaagaaatcgGATAAGGAACGGAAGAGTAAGGGTTCATCCAATTCCAAATCGGTGAAATTGGAATCTGAATCGGAATCTCAGGTGTTTTGGGCTCCGGCACCATTGAATGCGACTTCGTGGGCCGATGTGGATGACGATGATGATTATTATGCCACCACTGCACCGCCTCAAGCTGTTTGGAGTGTTTCCGATTCTCAAAACAATAAGGACAAACAAGAGATTTTTGAg GACACTGAGAGTGAGGAAGATATTTTAGATGACGGTGATGAGGATGTGGAGGAAGAACAAGACCATGAACCAGAACCAGAGGACTCTGTTGAACCCGAACCTGAAGTTAAGATGCATGCTGAAGTTCCTGTGGCACCAAAGGAGGCAGAACGACAGCTCTCCAAAAAGGAAAGGAAGAAAAAGGAGCTTGAAGAGCTTGAGGCTCTCTTAGCTGATTTTGGAGTCACACAGAAAGAAAGTAGTAATGGTCAAGGTCAAGATGAGTCGCAAG GTGCAGCTCAGGATAAAAAAGATACTGAAGCGGATGTAAATGGCGAAAAGAAAGAAATCACTACCGAGTCCAAGAATgccaagaagaagaaaaagaaggataaAGCTTCCAAGGAGGTTAAAGAATCTAACGGCCAGCCAAACAGCTCAGAAACAAACAATGGGGCTGATTTGGCCACGGGCACTGAAAATGCAGAGGAGGATCAATCTGTTGTTGATGTGAAAGAGCGTCTTAAGAAAGTTGCTTctatgaagaagaagaaatccAGTAAAGAAATGGATGGTGCTGCTAAAGCTGCTGCTCAAGAGGCGGCTGCAAGGAACGCAAGGCTTGCTGCAGCAAAGAAAAAGGAGAAGAACCACTATAACCAACAACCTGTGCGGTAA
- the LOC101500006 gene encoding cell wall / vacuolar inhibitor of fructosidase 1-like translates to MTMLKPLTLLFILILCTTLVVTQSRIMTSNDANLIEKTCNKTQNHTLCLQYLNANPKSSTADEYGLGLIMFDVIRLRALSTIKKIHELIAAGKFKKPRQPMALKSCYDKYKTLLEIDVGNANYYLLSRDAISAEYNAMDIIAKANTCENDFFGRFPYGKELLTDDNNLMIDAATIAYDIIRFIK, encoded by the coding sequence ATGACAATGTTGAAGCCACTCACATTATTATTCATTCTCATCTTATGCACTACTCTTGTTGTAACTCAAAGTAGAATCATGACATCAAATGATGCCAATCTCATAGAAAAAACATGCAATAAAACTCAAAATCATACCCTTTGCCTTCAATACTTGAATGCTAATCCTAAAAGCTCTACTGCAGATGAATATGGGTTAGGACTAATCATGTTTGATGTAATCAGACTCAGAGCATTGTCTACCATAAAAAAAATCCATGAACTTATTGCTGCAGGGAAATTCAAAAAGCCTCGTCAACCAATGGCACTTAAATCATGTTATGATAAATACAAAACACTTCTGGAAATTGATGTTGGAAATGCAAACTATTATTTGCTATCAAGAGACGCCATATCTGCAGAATATAATGCAATGGATATTATAGCTAAAGCCAATACTTGTGAGAATGACTTCTTTGGGAGATTCCCTTATGGGAAAGAATTGCTCACTGATGACAACAATCTTATGATTGATGCAGCAACCATAGCATATGATATTATTAGATTTATAAAGTAG